A genomic window from Prunus persica cultivar Lovell chromosome G2, Prunus_persica_NCBIv2, whole genome shotgun sequence includes:
- the LOC18785930 gene encoding cinnamoyl-CoA reductase 1, with amino-acid sequence MSGATKVVCVTGASGYIASWLVKLLLQRGYTVKATVRDPNDPKKTEHLLSLDGAKERLHLFKADLIQEGSFDTVVDGCEGVFHTASPVQFSATDPQAEIVDPAVNGTLNVLKSCVKFSTVKRVVLTSSMASVMLSGKPLTSDVVIDETCYSDQVVCENHKQWYMLSKTLAEKAAWEYAKGNGIDLVIMNPGFVIGPLLQPTLNLSVELIQNLISGTQTTPVSNYRFIDVRDVASAHIQAFEVPSAAGRYCLVGHVASVSKTLKILRQLYPTLLSEKCEVGAPPEPTYQVSVEKAKGLGITFLPLEVSLRDTVESLKEKGFLKI; translated from the exons ATGAGTGGAGCAACAAAGGTTGTTTGTGTAACAGGAGCCTCCGGTTACATAGCATCGTGGCTAGTTAAGCTCTTATTGCAACGAGGTTATACTGTCAAAGCTACTGTTCGTGACCCAA ATGATCCAAAGAAAACAGAACACTTGCTCTCACTGGATGGAGCAAAAGAGAGGCTTCATTTGTTCAAAGCAGATTTGATACAAGAAGGATCTTTTGACACTGTAGTCGATGGATGTGAAGGTGTTTTTCATACAGCATCCCCTGTACAATTTTCGGCTACTGACCCACAG GCAGAAATAGTTGACCCTGCAGTGAATGGAACACTCAATGTTCTCAAATCATGCGTGAAATTTTCTACTGTCAAGAGAGTGGTTTTAACATCTTCTATGGCTTCAGTAATGCTGAGTGGAAAACCTCTGACCTCTGATGTGGTAATTGATGAAACATGTTATTCAGATCAAGTTGTTTGTGAGAACCACAAG CAATGGTATATGCTCTCAAAAACTTTAGCTGAGAAGGCTGCCTGGGAATATGCTAAAGGAAATGGGATTGACTTGGTTATAATGAATCCAGGGTTTGTGATTGGTCCACTCTTACAGCCAACTCTTAATCTCTCTGTGGAGCTGATTCAGAATCTCATAAGTG GCACCCAAACAACACCTGTTTCAAATTACAGATTCATTGATGTTAGAGATGTTGCCTCTGCTCATATTCAAGCATTTGAAGTTCCTTCAGCTGCTGGAAGATATTGTTTAGTGGGCCATGTTGCAAGCGTTTCCAAGACTCTGAAGATTTTACGACAACTTTATCCCACTTTGCTTTCTGAAAA ATGTGAAGTAGGCGCTCCTCCGGAGCCAACATATCAAGTATCCGTGGAGAAAGCAAAAGGTTTAGGAATTACTTTCCTTCCTTTGGAAGTAAGTCTTAGGGACACTGTTGAAAGCCTGAAGGAGAAAGGCTTCCTCAAGATTTGA